The Rickettsia typhi str. Wilmington sequence GTCTTTACTGCATTCGGCAAACAAAGTGCGAAATATCCTTGTTGTTTAAGACACGAGTATATTAAATTAAAATATTTTATTAAATTGTTAGTAAACGATAATCCGCAAAAACTAAGAATAATATCAAATTTACTAGAGTTTTGTTTTAAAAATTCATCGATAGCAATATTATATATATGATTGTAAATTTTAGTATTTTGATAATATGTTGCTTGTATATCATTCATGCAAGAAGAAATTTCTACACCTGTTAAAGTAAAATTTTCTGGAAAACGTTTTTGCACTTCATAACCTACAAGTCCTATATTGCTTCCAAGTTCTAAAATAGAGTAATTATCAGATAAATCTGATATATGCTTAAGTGTTTCATTAACAAACCTATATGGAAGATGGATATTTTTCCTGTTATTAAAAATAGTAGGATAATATTGAGCAATTAAATCACGATATTTTTCCCAAATTTCTTGAGGTATTTCAGTAATGTACTTATAATTTTTGAAAAAATTTATAAAAATAGTTTTATACTTTTCGTTAGATTTTTCTAAGTATACTGTAGCTTGTCTGTAATTATTTTTTAAATAATAAATCAATCCAAGTTGATAATATACTTTAGAATCATTAGATTTAAAAAATTTATTAACTAGTTTAAATCTGAATAATGCATCATTTAAATTACCCTTATATAAATGATCAAATCCAAGTTGATAATTAGTTTCAGCTAGATGAGAGAGTTTATATTTACAATCATTTATATAATTTCTAAACTCTACAATTTGATTTTTAATAAAATGTGGTATATTTATTATAGTTAAATAATAATGTTTGATTATGTATTTTATTTTATTGAGCACGACCATAGTTTAATTACTAAATTCATATTATTTACACTATTAATAAAGCATATCTTGATAAATTTTTAAATAAAATAATTTTCTTGAGATTAAAATTGCTGTATTATCGCTTATTATTAATGTTATTCTAAGTATGTAAGAATCCAGGACTTTAAGATTTTGAAAGCTCAATTTATCTTACTGGATTTAAGATGAATGACATTAAGAACCTAATTAATACGGGCTCAAATTATGTCAATAATTTCTACGAGGCTAAATTCTATAAAGCCCTCACCAACACTTGCAGTTGTAAAGAAAACACTTGAACTGAAAAAAGCAGGAGTGAATATTATAGCACTCGGTGCCGGTGAACCTGATTTTGATACGCCTGATAATATTAAGGAAGTGGCGATTACATCAATTAAAGACGGATT is a genomic window containing:
- a CDS encoding methyltransferase domain-containing protein codes for the protein MLNKIKYIIKHYYLTIINIPHFIKNQIVEFRNYINDCKYKLSHLAETNYQLGFDHLYKGNLNDALFRFKLVNKFFKSNDSKVYYQLGLIYYLKNNYRQATVYLEKSNEKYKTIFINFFKNYKYITEIPQEIWEKYRDLIAQYYPTIFNNRKNIHLPYRFVNETLKHISDLSDNYSILELGSNIGLVGYEVQKRFPENFTLTGVEISSCMNDIQATYYQNTKIYNHIYNIAIDEFLKQNSSKFDIILSFCGLSFTNNLIKYFNLIYSCLKQQGYFALCLPNAVKTQFSVKRKEFIFNLNEVNNFLQKNNFTILTSDEIILAENNKYSIIVCKKIT